The following proteins are encoded in a genomic region of Diabrotica virgifera virgifera chromosome 1, PGI_DIABVI_V3a:
- the LOC114328951 gene encoding protein lin-52 homolog isoform X4, with protein sequence MASEKPGSFQQVSDSDQEELREFGSSLISMENLDRASPELWPEKIPGVTEFINSFQTTPNSTTKLPYSKELTHEDQNYVHQLATLSTSGLIGKVKELHDIAYQLGIEESKEVTRGKYLNLFNRDKKHK encoded by the exons ATGGCGTCGGAGAAACCCGGGAGCTTTCAACAAG TTTCGGACTCGGACCAGGAAGAGCTTCGAGAATTCGGTTCTAGCCTGATTAGCATGGAAAATTTAGACAGGGCTTCTCCAGAACTGTGGCCAGAAAAGA TTCCAGGTGTGACCGAATTCATCAACAGCTTCCAGACAACACCCAACAGCACCACCAAGCTGCCCTACTCAAAGGAACTCACCCACGAGGATCAGAACTATGTACATC AACTAGCAACTCTATCAACATCAGGCTTAATTGGAAAAGTGAAAGAGCTACATGATATTGCCTATCAGCTAGGCATAGAAGAATCGAAAGAAGTGACACGTGGGAAGTATCTCAACCTGTTTAACAGGGACAAGAAACATAAATAA
- the LOC114328951 gene encoding protein lin-52 homolog isoform X3, whose protein sequence is MASEKPGSFQQAVSDSDQEELREFGSSLISMENLDRASPELWPEKIPGVTEFINSFQTTPNSTTKLPYSKELTHEDQNYVHQLATLSTSGLIGKVKELHDIAYQLGIEESKEVTRGKYLNLFNRDKKHK, encoded by the exons ATGGCGTCGGAGAAACCCGGGAGCTTTCAACAAG CAGTTTCGGACTCGGACCAGGAAGAGCTTCGAGAATTCGGTTCTAGCCTGATTAGCATGGAAAATTTAGACAGGGCTTCTCCAGAACTGTGGCCAGAAAAGA TTCCAGGTGTGACCGAATTCATCAACAGCTTCCAGACAACACCCAACAGCACCACCAAGCTGCCCTACTCAAAGGAACTCACCCACGAGGATCAGAACTATGTACATC AACTAGCAACTCTATCAACATCAGGCTTAATTGGAAAAGTGAAAGAGCTACATGATATTGCCTATCAGCTAGGCATAGAAGAATCGAAAGAAGTGACACGTGGGAAGTATCTCAACCTGTTTAACAGGGACAAGAAACATAAATAA